The genomic segment GCGCTTCCTGAATGAATTCAGGCGGTTCTACCACCGCGCGGAGATCAGATTCGCCGAGAGGCTGCCAGCCAGCGGCGGAGCTCTGATCGTCAGCAACCACGGGCGCATGGACGTCGAATACCTGCTGCTTGCCGGGATGGTCTGCCGGTCTTCGGGGCGCGTGGCACGCATCATGGTCCATCACATCTGGTACCGGTACCCGATCATCCCCCGCATTTTGGCGCTGGTCGGAGCGGTTCGCGGTACGCGGGAGAACGCGGTGCGTCACCTCAGCGCCGGCGAAATGGTGCTCACGTACCCGGGTGGGGTCACCGAGATCCTGAGCAGCCGACACGGCCATGAGCACATTGACTGGCAGAATCGAACCGGCTTTGCCCACGTCGCGATAGCGACCGGCGTGCCGGTGATCCCGATCGTTGGCGTGGGCGTCAACGACGGGCTTCACTTCCTGACCAGCGGCCGGCTGTTTGGAAAGTTCTGGTTCCAGAAGATACTGCGAATCGGACCCGCGCACGCCGAGCACAGAGACCCGTTGGCGATCGGCCTACTACCAATCCCCCTGCCGTTCTCAATCGCGATTCACTTCCCACTTCCAGTCAAAGTGCGCTACTTTGTTGGCGAGCCCATCTACCCCGTCAGCGCCGAGGGGACGCCGGAAGACGAGGACTCGTTTGCGCAGCATGTCGAGGATGCGATGCGGGCACTTATCGAGGAGTACGGTCGGCCTCAGACCGACGTCTCGCCCGCGTGCAGAATCGCCAACCTTACGCTTCCCGCCACTCAGCGGTAGCATGCAATCAACACAATCACTCAAGGAGGAACCATGACCGACGAAGACGCCACAACACCGGA from the Coriobacteriia bacterium genome contains:
- a CDS encoding acyltransferase family protein; amino-acid sequence: MGNARLGDEGLMYRINDRLAEWLLRFLNEFRRFYHRAEIRFAERLPASGGALIVSNHGRMDVEYLLLAGMVCRSSGRVARIMVHHIWYRYPIIPRILALVGAVRGTRENAVRHLSAGEMVLTYPGGVTEILSSRHGHEHIDWQNRTGFAHVAIATGVPVIPIVGVGVNDGLHFLTSGRLFGKFWFQKILRIGPAHAEHRDPLAIGLLPIPLPFSIAIHFPLPVKVRYFVGEPIYPVSAEGTPEDEDSFAQHVEDAMRALIEEYGRPQTDVSPACRIANLTLPATQR